The Anopheles gambiae chromosome 2, idAnoGambNW_F1_1, whole genome shotgun sequence genomic sequence GTACGTCGGGCTGAAGCCGTTCAACAAGCATCTATATCGAACGATCGGTTACTATCTTTGCTATTCGTTTTACTCCCGTAAGTAGCTGTAGCGCTTCTGTTGAGGCCGGGCGGTTTGGTCtcaatttttgttcctttccaACCCACCCGCAGAGCTTGTCTTTCTGGCCGACTGGTGGTCGGACACGAAGCTAAACGTGTACGCTAGCGACGAGGACATGAAGTACTGCGGCACCGagcacgtgctgctgctgatgaaccACACGTACGAGATCGACTGGCTGCTCGGGTGGATGTTCTGCGAGAAGGTGCGCGTGCTGGGCAACTGCAAAGCGTACGCGAAGAAGGTCATCCAGTACATACCCACCATCGGGTGGGCGTGGAAGTTTGCCGAGTTTGTGTTTCTCGAGCGCTCGTTCGAGAAGGATCGGGAAATCATTGGCCGGCAGATTAACGAAATCCTCGACTATCCCGACCCggtgtggctgctgctgaacgCGGAAGGTACGCGCTTTACCGAGCAGAAGCACGAAGCGTCGGTGAAGTTTGCGCAGGAGAAGGGTATGGTGCCGCTGAAGCATCATCTGATCCCGCGCACGAAGGGTTTCACCGCGAGCTTGCCGTTTCTGCGCGAAAAGTGTCCGGCCGTGCTGGACATTCAGCTGGCCATTAGCAAGGACTCGAAGGTACACGGCTAATGGGTGAGATTCAGGTTTCGTGCCGAATTGAGCTGACATTTGCCACAATTCCAGGTTAAGCCGACGATTTTCAACATCCTGAACGGCAAACAGATCGAGGCGCACTTGTGCGTGCGCCGTTTCCCCACCGGGACGCTGCCGGAGCGCGAGGAAGACGCCGCCGTCTGGCTGCAGGATCTGTTCCGCGAGAAGGACCGAATGCAGGACAGCTTCCACCGGACCGGTAGCTTCTTTACCGATTCCGGCGTGGCCGAGCGGCCCAAGCTGCAGCTGCACCGCCGACCGACGACGCTCGTCAATACTGCCTTCTGGGTGGTGGCCACCCTTACCCCGATGCTCTACTACctggtgatgctgctgttcaGTGGCGAGATTCTGTACTTTTCGATCGGTGCCGGCATTCTCTTTGCCTGTAAGTATTCGATCAAACAATGGGTTTGGATGGGataaaaaaccccaaaaattAATCGCTCTctcacctctctctctctctatttttcaGTTTACATGCTGATGGTGAAGGCGATCGGTATGTCCAAGATCAGCAAAGCTTCGTCGTACGGTGCGGAAAAGCTGAAAAATGGCCACAGTCCCACCCACGAACCGGTGGAACCGACCGCTGCCGAATCGTCCAAGGATAAGTagaaccaccaccgccggccccgccaacaaaacaaaaactctatTTACACCCACCCCCTACATACTGaggcgaacgcgcgcgcggaagttttttgttgtgtaatgGACAAAAGGGAGAGAGgtactagagagagagagagagagagagagagagagagagaagcaggGAAGGCAGCTTTTTTGTACATGCCTAGATGctatatatacatacaaacatacaACGGGATGTGGGATATACGCCCATACGGGAAGGCGAGTGCTGGTTTAGCTATTGCGGAGGCATTGGGGTTTTGCAGGCTGTCCCCGGGCTAGCTGTGTTGCAACGGTGTCCTGTCCTGTTTTGTGCCAAACTGTGGCGACGCGTTGTGGTAaggctactactactaccccgtacgaaacacacacaagcaagcaagcaagctgGATGCAGGATCGGAAAGGGCAAGGACCATTTTGAAGGGGAAGGGCAGCTCTCAAACGGGGCAGGGAAAACGGCCGGTGGGGGTCAAAAAGGATATATAAGCTATTTTATAACAGTTTATTTATTGGGTCCAAGATCCAGACATATATTGTAGCCGGGCGGAGAAACATCTACCTAAAATACACATCcagcatacaaacaaacaaaaaaacaacaacacagacAGTGAGAACATCGTACACAAGCACTTTGTAAAATAAGGTACATTTTGAGATGATTGTTGTTTTGAggatgaaaagaaaagaaggaatCAATAGGAGCAGAGTCGCGTGTAATGCGCAATGACGATGATGCAAAGCGCACGACGGAGATGCACAATGCGCGGTAGCGCGTGAAACAATAGGAAAAATCGGCTCCAGTTATGgggtcgtttttgtttttttttttctggtttaagtatggttttttttttaaataactaaGTGAACTTTCTTTTATGAATTGCTTACCCCTTACTGTGGCTTACTTGAACACCCGTTTGCATTTCCTATTGAATTGAGGAAATTATAAATCATAGGCTACTTTGTTTGACACTTTAGCGAAGAAAAAGTGGGCGTGGCGTGCCGGCTTTCATGGCTAGGCCACGCTGAACcattttttgacagtgcgaAATTAATATACATAATTTAAAGCACCTCAAAAGTATGTTCAAAAGTATGACCTAAAAGTGTCCTCAGCAACTAATCAATTTGTCGTcatgttttcccccttttataagccaacaaaaaaacttttacAGTTTGTGTCGTCGGCTAGAGTAATTTATATTAAGTGAGTTGTTTGTTATTAAATTACTTTAAATGTTTAACATGCTTCCCCTCCTATGAttcgttcacacacacacccttacaCTTCCATCCCGAATACGGTTTTTGATATTACACTTTTTGAtggcgcacaaaaaaaaaacagggcagATAGTAGGTAGTGCACTCTACAGCAAATGCAAGCGGACATTGGGAAAACGTTTCAACCGTTTGAAGCCAAATTTAACTGCTGATTGCGATGATATTTCGCACATTTTTTGCgcacaaagagagagagagagagagagagagagagagagagagagagagagagagagaaaggcgAGCGATTGCTTCCAAAAACTAtacaaaaaagcattaaaaattgtttgatgtttgtacaGGAATGgtgcttcctttctttcttacGCGCAGCAGCAGGGAAATTACTTCGTCAGTCGTTATTGTTACGATTTTAATTACTTACCTTTGCTTTGGTGGAGGTTTCTTTCACAACCCAGTACGAAATACtacccaacacacacgcacaccgcgCAAAAGCGTTGGATATTCGTTTAAAGAGAGAaatattgtgtgtgtttaatttcttttttttttgttcttagcTAAGATTTTTTCTAATGTAATGtaagcaacataaaaatacCGATTCTATGTTTTTGactgttttaaatttaatcaccatttctttctttttcttccgctCTTCTACAACTACTCTACCACCAATATAGATTGGCGGAGTATTACGCGCACAAACAGGAAGAAGTATTTTTttgaagcaaacaacaaaaaaatgtaataaaaatacaaacaccCATCCTCCCCCTTGTGACCTTGACGAAACAGTGTGTTAGTAAAAGAATAAATAGTAATAACTATTGCGAAACAAAACTGTGCTGTACGAACTTAGACTTAActaaagaggaaaaaacaggATGAACAGAAAGAAATCATTTACACGCAATCCACTTTTctggttcttttttgttggttcttTAACTTTGTTTATTGGCTTGATTTTTGCTGCTTCGCACTGTGATTttttatgagtgtgtgtgtgtgtgtatttatgtttttttcttatacacaaaaaaacatactcacTTCTCTTTCATGTTTccgtttctttgttttggttgcttttttttgcttctgttgcATTTACTCCATCTTCGCTTGAttattgtatgtttttgtttgcatttgttttaaataataatatcatgtttgaatgaattttccattttattcATGCGCTggtaatttatgttttgtgtgtatgttagtttgtttcgttttcttttgctttcattcCAAACATTATCGCTATAGTTAATGATTAATGTAATCaaaggttttgttttcgcAACGTTAAAAATATTCGTATTTTCCATTTGCATCCAattctgttttgtttaatgCATCCCTTTCGCCCCAtgttcttccatttttttatgtcCTTTTCATTGAAAATGTAATTTTACACTTGTTTTGTTAGTTTAGGTGTGTGTTTACAATAATGCATTatcttgtttttaaatatattttaattgtttaagtACATCACGGGGcgccttttgttgttgttgtgcgctTGTGTGGTTTGGATTTTCTCTCGGCAAACCGAGGCGTGATATATGCAGGTAGGTGCAAAATatcacccaaaaaaaaccgtaaATCCCGAAATGTTACCACTTTTCACGGACTTCGGGTTTTGCGCTTTCCGTTCGGCAAGCTTTGCCACTGAAcgaaacaaatgcaaaaagtAAACTCGATGGCATCATTTCCGATCtttgtttcttattttaaagtttttagGATTTCATCTTCCGTTACCGTATTTATCATACCATTCCAATAATGGCATGGACGACCACCGTCTAGCGTACGTCAATGTACTAATTCGCTAATTGTGCTATACTCTATACTCTATGCTCTAAGTTAGACAAAGTTGTTAACGTTCATTTTGCTGTTCGCAGCGACCACTCTCACGGTCGGTTGTTGTCGTAGTTAAACTACTCACTTAACGATACATGTTGGCTTAATAgcgattgaaattgaaaacaaacaattaaggagagaaagtaaaacaaactaactaactaaaTGCGCATTAAAATCGGTTCTACACTGATCGCACTGTGTTTCGTTTGACACCTTCTCTGTATTAATACAATTCGTTTCTTTGTTGTTGCCTGTTTGCTAGTGGTTGGGAATAGTGATTGTTGAGCTACGTTTATTAAAGGTTCTAAAAT encodes the following:
- the LOC1269991 gene encoding 1-acyl-sn-glycerol-3-phosphate acyltransferase gamma, translating into MAGFLSMLKQSTLVHLCFAISFFTSGLIINTVQCILYVGLKPFNKHLYRTIGYYLCYSFYSQLVFLADWWSDTKLNVYASDEDMKYCGTEHVLLLMNHTYEIDWLLGWMFCEKVRVLGNCKAYAKKVIQYIPTIGWAWKFAEFVFLERSFEKDREIIGRQINEILDYPDPVWLLLNAEGTRFTEQKHEASVKFAQEKGMVPLKHHLIPRTKGFTASLPFLREKCPAVLDIQLAISKDSKVKPTIFNILNGKQIEAHLCVRRFPTGTLPEREEDAAVWLQDLFREKDRMQDSFHRTGSFFTDSGVAERPKLQLHRRPTTLVNTAFWVVATLTPMLYYLVMLLFSGEILYFSIGAGILFAFYMLMVKAIGMSKISKASSYGAEKLKNGHSPTHEPVEPTAAESSKDK